Proteins co-encoded in one Erinaceus europaeus chromosome 2, mEriEur2.1, whole genome shotgun sequence genomic window:
- the KIRREL2 gene encoding kin of IRRE-like protein 2 isoform X2, protein MLVPALVVLFCLRGCTGSPRFLQQPEDLVVLLGDEARLPCALGSYWGLVQWTKDGLALGGERDLPGWPRYWISGNAASGQHDLHIRPVQLEDQASYECQASQAGLRSRPAQLHVLVPPEPPHVLGGPSVSLVAGVPANLTCRSRGDARPTPELLWLRDGVRLDGATFHQTLQDGITRILESILSLTPSSHDDGATLICRAWSQALPSGKDTAVTLSLQYPPEVTLSAEPQNVQEGEKVTFRCQAAAQPPVTGYRWAKGGSPVLGARGSTLEVVADASFLTEPVSCEVSNAVGSANRSTALNVQFGPILQAKPESLSVDVGEDASFTCAWRGNPRPRVTWTRRGGSQVLASGPTLRVPSVGPEDAGDYMCRAEPGLSGRGGGTAKARLTVNAPPRVTALHSAPAFLRGPARLQCLVFASPIPEAVVWSWDEGVLAAGSRGRFLVETFPAPAGSEGQGPGLISVLHISGTQELDFRRGFNCSARNRLGEGGTQVSLSRRADLLPTVRFVAGVVAAAMTLLMVVTGMALCCWHHSKGSSDGSSSRGPEEEETASGEDQGPIVSTDHSDLVLDEEGVLEVKDPTNGYYKVRGVSVSLSLGEAPGGGFFLPPPSPMRPPGTPTFYDFNPHLAMVPPCRLYRARAGYLTTPHPRAFANYIKPTSFGTPDLTPGTPPFPYAAFPIPSHPRHQTHV, encoded by the exons ATGCTGGTCCCCGCCCTCGTCGTACTCTTCTGCCTCAGAGGGTGTACAG GGTCACCCCGATTCCTGCAACAGCCAGAGGACTTGGTGGTACTGTTGGGGGACGAGGCCCGGCTGCCCTGCGCCCTGGGCTCATACTGGGGACTGGTTCAGTGGACTAAGGATGGTCTGGCCTTAGGGGGCGAAAGGGACCTGCCAG GGTGGCCCCGGTACTGGATATCAGGAAATGCAGCCAGTGGCCAGCATGACCTCCACATCAGGCCCGTGCAGCTAGAGGACCAAGCATCATATGAATGTCAGGCTTCACAAGCAGGCCTCCGATCAAGACCAGCCCAACTGCACGTGCTGG TGCCCCCAGAGCCTCCCCACGTGTTGGGCGGCCCCTCAGTGTCCCTTGTTGCTGGGGTTCCTGCAAATCTGACCTGTCGGAGCCGTGGGGATGCCCGTCCTACCCCTGAATTGCTGTGGTTGAGAGATGGGGTCCGTTTGGATGGGGCCACCTTCCATCAG ACCTTGCAGGACGGGATCACTAGGATACTGGAGAGCATCTTATCCTTGACCCCTTCCAGCCACGATGATGGAGCCACGTTGATCTGCCGAGCCTGGAGCCAGGCCCTGCCCTCAGGGAAGGACACAGCTGTCACACTGAGTCTGCAGT atccCCCAGAGGTGACTCTGTCTGCAGAACCTCAGAATGTACAGGAGGGAGAAAAGGTCACCTTCCGATGTCAGGCCGCGGCCCAGCCTCCTGTCACAGGCTACCG GTGGGCAAAGGGGGGCTCCCCAGTGCTCGGGGCCCGCGGGTCAACATTAGAGGTCGTGGCGGACGCCTCTTTCCTGACAGAGCCTGTGTCCTGTGAGGTCAGCAACGCGGTGGGCAGCGCCAACCGCAGCACAGCGCTGAATGTGCAGT tCGGGCCGATTCTGCAGGCAAAGCCGGAGTCCTTGTCCGTGGACGTGGGGGAAGATGCCTCTTTCACTTGTGCCTGGCGCGGGAACCCTCGCCCCCGGGTCACCTGGACCCGCCGTGGGGGCTCGCAG GTGTTGGCCTCCGGGCCCACGCTTCGTGTGCCGTCGGTGGGGCCCGAGGACGCAGGCGATTACATGTGCAGGGCTGAGCCGGGGCTCTCAGGCCGGGGGGGCGGCACCGCCAAGGCCAGATTGACAGTGAATG CTCCCCCTCGAGTGACAGCCCTGCACTCAGCGCCTGCCTTTCTGAGGGGCCCTGCCCGCCTCCAGTGTCTAGTCTTTGCCTCCCCCATCCCAGAAGCTGTG GTCTGGTCTTGGGATGAGGGTGTCTTGGCAGCAGGGTCGAGGGGCCGGTTCCTGGTAGAGACGTTTCCAGCCCCGGCGGGTAGCGAGGGCCAGGGGCCAGGACTGATCTCTGTGCTGCACATCTCGGGAACCCAGGAGTTGGACTTTCGTAGGGGCTTCAACTGCAGTGCCCGCAACCGGCTGGGAGAGGGAGGCACCCAGGTCAGCCTGAGCCGCAGAG CAGACCTGCTGCCCACTGTGCGCTTTGTGGCAGGAGTGGTGGCTGCTGCCATGACCCTCCTTATGGTTGTCACTGGAATGGCCCTCTGTTGCTGGCACCATAGCAAAG GTAGCAGTGATGGCTCCAGTTCGAGGGGCCCTGAAGAGGAGGAGACAGCAAGTGGCGAGGATCAG GGCCCCATTGTGAGCACAGACCACAGTGACCTGGTTCTGGATGAAGAAGGGGTTCTAGAGGTCAAG GACCCAACTAATGGTTACTACAAGGTCCGAGGAGTCAGTGTGAGCCTGAGCCTTGGGGAAGCCCCTGGAGGAGGCTTCTTCctgccacctccctcccccatgaGACCTCCAGGGACTCCTACCTTCTACGATTTCAACCCACACCTGGCTATGGTCCCTCCCTGCAGACTCTATAGAGCCCGTGCAGGTTATCTTACTACGCCTCACCCTAGGGCTTTTGCCAACTACATCAAACCCACATCTTTTGGAACTCCTGATCTGACTCCTGGGACTCCTCCCTTCCCATATGCTGCCTTTCCCATACCCAGCCACCCCCGCCACCAGACTCATGTGTGA
- the KIRREL2 gene encoding kin of IRRE-like protein 2 isoform X1, whose translation MLVPALVVLFCLRGCTGSPRFLQQPEDLVVLLGDEARLPCALGSYWGLVQWTKDGLALGGERDLPGWPRYWISGNAASGQHDLHIRPVQLEDQASYECQASQAGLRSRPAQLHVLVPPEPPHVLGGPSVSLVAGVPANLTCRSRGDARPTPELLWLRDGVRLDGATFHQTLQDGITRILESILSLTPSSHDDGATLICRAWSQALPSGKDTAVTLSLQYPPEVTLSAEPQNVQEGEKVTFRCQAAAQPPVTGYRWAKGGSPVLGARGSTLEVVADASFLTEPVSCEVSNAVGSANRSTALNVQFGPILQAKPESLSVDVGEDASFTCAWRGNPRPRVTWTRRGGSQVLASGPTLRVPSVGPEDAGDYMCRAEPGLSGRGGGTAKARLTVNAPPRVTALHSAPAFLRGPARLQCLVFASPIPEAVVWSWDEGVLAAGSRGRFLVETFPAPAGSEGQGPGLISVLHISGTQELDFRRGFNCSARNRLGEGGTQVSLSRRADLLPTVRFVAGVVAAAMTLLMVVTGMALCCWHHSKASFSKQKNLVRIPGSSDGSSSRGPEEEETASGEDQGPIVSTDHSDLVLDEEGVLEVKDPTNGYYKVRGVSVSLSLGEAPGGGFFLPPPSPMRPPGTPTFYDFNPHLAMVPPCRLYRARAGYLTTPHPRAFANYIKPTSFGTPDLTPGTPPFPYAAFPIPSHPRHQTHV comes from the exons ATGCTGGTCCCCGCCCTCGTCGTACTCTTCTGCCTCAGAGGGTGTACAG GGTCACCCCGATTCCTGCAACAGCCAGAGGACTTGGTGGTACTGTTGGGGGACGAGGCCCGGCTGCCCTGCGCCCTGGGCTCATACTGGGGACTGGTTCAGTGGACTAAGGATGGTCTGGCCTTAGGGGGCGAAAGGGACCTGCCAG GGTGGCCCCGGTACTGGATATCAGGAAATGCAGCCAGTGGCCAGCATGACCTCCACATCAGGCCCGTGCAGCTAGAGGACCAAGCATCATATGAATGTCAGGCTTCACAAGCAGGCCTCCGATCAAGACCAGCCCAACTGCACGTGCTGG TGCCCCCAGAGCCTCCCCACGTGTTGGGCGGCCCCTCAGTGTCCCTTGTTGCTGGGGTTCCTGCAAATCTGACCTGTCGGAGCCGTGGGGATGCCCGTCCTACCCCTGAATTGCTGTGGTTGAGAGATGGGGTCCGTTTGGATGGGGCCACCTTCCATCAG ACCTTGCAGGACGGGATCACTAGGATACTGGAGAGCATCTTATCCTTGACCCCTTCCAGCCACGATGATGGAGCCACGTTGATCTGCCGAGCCTGGAGCCAGGCCCTGCCCTCAGGGAAGGACACAGCTGTCACACTGAGTCTGCAGT atccCCCAGAGGTGACTCTGTCTGCAGAACCTCAGAATGTACAGGAGGGAGAAAAGGTCACCTTCCGATGTCAGGCCGCGGCCCAGCCTCCTGTCACAGGCTACCG GTGGGCAAAGGGGGGCTCCCCAGTGCTCGGGGCCCGCGGGTCAACATTAGAGGTCGTGGCGGACGCCTCTTTCCTGACAGAGCCTGTGTCCTGTGAGGTCAGCAACGCGGTGGGCAGCGCCAACCGCAGCACAGCGCTGAATGTGCAGT tCGGGCCGATTCTGCAGGCAAAGCCGGAGTCCTTGTCCGTGGACGTGGGGGAAGATGCCTCTTTCACTTGTGCCTGGCGCGGGAACCCTCGCCCCCGGGTCACCTGGACCCGCCGTGGGGGCTCGCAG GTGTTGGCCTCCGGGCCCACGCTTCGTGTGCCGTCGGTGGGGCCCGAGGACGCAGGCGATTACATGTGCAGGGCTGAGCCGGGGCTCTCAGGCCGGGGGGGCGGCACCGCCAAGGCCAGATTGACAGTGAATG CTCCCCCTCGAGTGACAGCCCTGCACTCAGCGCCTGCCTTTCTGAGGGGCCCTGCCCGCCTCCAGTGTCTAGTCTTTGCCTCCCCCATCCCAGAAGCTGTG GTCTGGTCTTGGGATGAGGGTGTCTTGGCAGCAGGGTCGAGGGGCCGGTTCCTGGTAGAGACGTTTCCAGCCCCGGCGGGTAGCGAGGGCCAGGGGCCAGGACTGATCTCTGTGCTGCACATCTCGGGAACCCAGGAGTTGGACTTTCGTAGGGGCTTCAACTGCAGTGCCCGCAACCGGCTGGGAGAGGGAGGCACCCAGGTCAGCCTGAGCCGCAGAG CAGACCTGCTGCCCACTGTGCGCTTTGTGGCAGGAGTGGTGGCTGCTGCCATGACCCTCCTTATGGTTGTCACTGGAATGGCCCTCTGTTGCTGGCACCATAGCAAAG CCTCTTTCTCCAAGCAAAAGAACCTGGTTCGAATCCCAGGTAGCAGTGATGGCTCCAGTTCGAGGGGCCCTGAAGAGGAGGAGACAGCAAGTGGCGAGGATCAG GGCCCCATTGTGAGCACAGACCACAGTGACCTGGTTCTGGATGAAGAAGGGGTTCTAGAGGTCAAG GACCCAACTAATGGTTACTACAAGGTCCGAGGAGTCAGTGTGAGCCTGAGCCTTGGGGAAGCCCCTGGAGGAGGCTTCTTCctgccacctccctcccccatgaGACCTCCAGGGACTCCTACCTTCTACGATTTCAACCCACACCTGGCTATGGTCCCTCCCTGCAGACTCTATAGAGCCCGTGCAGGTTATCTTACTACGCCTCACCCTAGGGCTTTTGCCAACTACATCAAACCCACATCTTTTGGAACTCCTGATCTGACTCCTGGGACTCCTCCCTTCCCATATGCTGCCTTTCCCATACCCAGCCACCCCCGCCACCAGACTCATGTGTGA